GGCGAGCTGCGCGTTCGGGTTTCTGTCGATAAGGAAAACCGCACTCTGACGCTGAGCGATAACGGCATCGGTATGCGTCGCGATGAAGTGATTGAGAACCTCGGCACCATCGCTAAGTCGGGCACCAAAGCTTTCCTTGAATCGCTCGGCTCCGACCAGGCGAAAGACAGCCAGCTGATTGGTCAGTTCGGCGTCGGTTTTTATTCGGCGTTTATCGTGGCCGATAAGGTTACCGTGCGCACCCGCGCCGCGGGAAGCGCGCCGGAAGAGGGCGTGTTCTGGGAATCCGCCGGCGAAGGCGAATATACCATCGACGATTTGACCAAGGCGGATCGCGGTACCGAAATTACGCTGCATCTGCGTGAAGGCGAAGATGAATTCCTCGACAGCTGGCGCGTGCGCAACATCATCAGCAAATATTCCGATCATATCGCGCTGCCGGTAGAGATCGAAACCAAAGATGAAGAGAGCGACACCACCAGCTGGGAAAAAATTAACAAGGCTCAGGCGCTGTGGACCCGTAACAAAGCGGAAGTCAGCGATGAAGAGTACAACGAATTCTATAAGCACATCTCGCACGACTTTAGCGATCCGCTGGCCTGGAGCCACAACCGCGTAGAGGGCAAACAGGAATATACCAGCCTGCTTTATATCCCGGCGCGCGCGCCGTGGGATATGTGGAACCGCGATCATAAGCATGGCCTGAAACTTTACGTCCAGCGCGTCTTTATCATGGATGACGCTGAACAGTTTATGCCGAACTACCTGCGCTTTGTGCGTGGCCTGATTGACTCCAACGACCTGCCGCTCAACGTATCGCGCGAGATCCTGCAGGATAACCGCATTACACAAAACCTGCGCAGCGCGTTGACCAAACGCGTACTGCAGATGCTGGATAAGCTGGCAAAAGATGACGCTGAGAAGTATCAGCAGTTCTGGAGCGAATTCGGCCTGGTGCTGAAAGAGGGCCCGGCAGAAGATCATGCCAACCAGCAGGCGATCGCCAAACTGCTGCGTTTTGCCACCACCAGTAGCGAAGGCGTGGCGCAAACCGTCTCGCTGGAAGAGTATGTCAGCCGCATGGTGGAAGGGCAGGAGAAGATCTATTACATCACTGCCGACAGCTATGCCGCAGCGAAAAGCAGCCCGCACCTGGAGCTGTTCCGCAAGAAAGGCATTGAGGTGCTGCTGCTCTCCGATCGTATCGACGAATGGATGATGAGCTACCTGACTGAGTTCGACGGTAAAACCTTCCAGTCGGTCAGCAAGGCGGACGACACGCTGGAAAAACTGGCGGACGAAGAGAACGACGCGCAGAAAGAGGCGGAAAAAGCGCTGGAGCCGTTCGTTGACCGCGTGAAAACGCTGCTGGGCGAGCGCGTGAAAGAGGTACGCCTGACGCATCGTCTGACCGATACGCCGGCTATCGTGACCACCGACGCCAATGAAATGAGCACCCAGATGGCCAAACTGTTCGCTGCGGCCGGGCAGGCGGTACCGGATGTGAAATATATCTTTGAACTGAACCCGGAGCACGCGCTGGTGAAACGCGCCGCGGATACCCAGGATGAAGCGCGCTTTGCCGAATGGGTTGAGCTGCTGCTGGATCAGGCGCTGTTTGCGGAGCGCGGCACGCTGGAAGATCCGAACCAGTTTATCCGCCGCATGAACCAGCTGCTGCTGGCCTGAGTAGCAACAACCTAAGCCTAAGCCGGCCTGCGAGCCGGCTTTTTTATTGCGGCATGGAGTCTGAAAAACAGCGCTACTCTGCCGTCAGGCTGGATCCTGGCGATGAATCAGTTAATGATAGCCGCAGGTAATATACTCACTATCGCCAGAGCCGCTGCTGGCCCCGTTTCCTTGTGATGATCGGGGCTTAATGGTATGTTCTTGGCCTTCTGGTTAGATCATAAATTCGCAAGGGGATTTACGCGATGCGTATTATTCTGCTCGGCGCACCGGGCGCAGGTAAGGGCACACAGGCTCAGTTCATTATGGAGAAATACGGTATTCCGCAAATCTCCACGGGCGACATGTTACGAGCGGCGGTTAAAGCCGGCACGGAACTGGGCAAACAGGCGAAAGCCATTATGGATGAAGGCAAACTGGTGACCGATGAGCTGGTTATCGCACTGGTTAAAGAGCGCATTGCGCAGGAAGACTGCCGCAACGGTTTCCTGCTGGATGGCTTCCCACGCACCATACCGCAGGCTGATGCGATGAAAGAGGCCGGCATCAAGATTGACTGCGTGCTGGAGTTCGATGTGCCTGACGAATTGATCGTTGAGCGTATCGTGGGCCGTCGCGTACATGCGCCGTCAGGCCGCGTCTATCACGTGACCTTCAATCCGCCGAAGGTGGAAGGCAAAGATGACGTGACCGGCGAAGAGCTGACCACGCGTAAAGACGATCAGGAAGAGACCGTGCGTAAGCGTCTGGTGGAATACCACGAAATGACCGAGCCGCTGGTGGCCTACTATCAGCAGGAAGCGCAGGCGGGCAATACCCAGTACCATAAAATTGATGGCACGCGTAAAGTGACCGAAGTCAGCGCCGAGCTGGCGAACATCCTGGGCTAACGCGCCGCGTTGAGCCTGCCGTCAGGAATATCCGTCGGATATTCCTGATGTTCTCTCTTTTCTTCCTGTGGTTCCCGCAAACGCACCCTGTTACGCGCTTTCCTCTATACTTTGCCGCTAAGCGTTTTCGTCTCTTGGTGGGAAAGGTTTTTCCGGCGAGCTTATCTGCCTCAGCCAGGGTAAAATCAACGCGTAAAACAAGTTAATCCATTTGAAAAAACAGGGATATACGATGAGGCAAGATAAACCCGGCGTCTTGCTGGTCAACCTGGGTACGCCCGATGCGCCGACCACGCCAGCGGTTAAACGTTACCTGAAACAGTTTCTTAGCGACAAGCGCGTGGTAGATACGCCGCGCTGGCTGTGGTGGCCGATCCTGAACGGCATTATTCTGCCGATTCGCTCCCCGCGCGTCTCGAAGCTTTACGCGTCGGTATGGATGGAAGAGGGCTCGCCGCTGATGGTGTTCAGTAAGCGTCAGCGTGACGCGCTGGCCGCGCGGCTGGATATTCCCGTTGAGCTGGGCATGAGCTACGGCAACCCCAGCCTGAAAAGCGCGGTCGACAGTCTGATGGCGCAGGGCGTGACGCGGCTGATCGTGCTGCCGCTCTATCCGCAATTCTCCTGCTCGACGGTGGCGGCGGTATGGGATGGCCTGAGCAGCGTGTTTGCTGGCTATCGCTCCATGCCAGATGTCCACTTTATTCGCGATTACGCCGAGCATCCGGCCTATATCGCCGCGCTGAAAGCCTCGGTTGAGCGCTCTTTTGCGCAGCACGGCAAACCCGATCTGCTGGTGATGTCCTACCACGGTATTCCGCAGCGCTTTGCCAATGAGGGCGATGATTATCCGCAGCGCTGCCGCGATACCACCGAGGCGCTGACGCGCGCGCTTGGGCTGAGCGATAGCGAAGTGATGATGACTTTCCAGTCGCGTTTCGGCCGTGAACCCTGGCTGACGCCCTATACCGATGAAACCATGCGTGGCTTACCGGCGAAAGGGGTGCGCCATATTCAAATCATGAGCCCTGGCTTCTCCTCCGACTGTCTGGAGACGCTGGAAGAGATCAGCGAGCAGAACCGCGAGTTCTTCATGCATGCCGGCGGCGAGAAATTTGAATATATCCCGGCGCTGAATGACGACGCCGAGCACATAGACATGATGCTGGCGCTGGTGAACGCGCATCGCTGAGTAACGGCGGGGAGTGTGATATCATTCTCCGCCTGTTTATTCTGAAGCTATCAACCATGAAATTTCCCGGCCAACGCAAATCCAAACACTATTTTCCCGTCAACGCTCGCGATCCGCTGTTACAGCCCGTTCAACCCGAAAGCGAAACCGGCACCAGCTGGGTTGTCGGCATCGATCAGACATTGGTAGACATTGAAGCAAAAGTAGATAACGCTTTTGTGGCGCGTTACGGGCTTAGCGTTGGCCACTCGCTGGTGATTGAAGATGAAGTGGCGGACGCGCTCTATGCCGAACTGATGCGTGAAAACCTGATTACCCACCAGTTTGCCGGCGGTACCATCGGCAATACCATGCATAACTACTCGGTGCTGGCCGATGACCGCTCGGTGCTGCTGGGTGTAATGTGCAATAACGTGCAGATTGGCGGCTACGCCTATCGTTATCTGTGCAATACCTCCAGCCGTACTGACCTTAACTATCTGCAGGGCGTGGATGGCGCCATTGGCCGCTGCTTTACGCTGATTAGCGATAACGGCGAGCGTA
This Mixta hanseatica DNA region includes the following protein-coding sequences:
- the htpG gene encoding molecular chaperone HtpG, which produces MKGQETRGFQSEVKQLLHLMIHSLYSNKEIFLRELISNASDAADKLRFRALSTPDLYEGDGELRVRVSVDKENRTLTLSDNGIGMRRDEVIENLGTIAKSGTKAFLESLGSDQAKDSQLIGQFGVGFYSAFIVADKVTVRTRAAGSAPEEGVFWESAGEGEYTIDDLTKADRGTEITLHLREGEDEFLDSWRVRNIISKYSDHIALPVEIETKDEESDTTSWEKINKAQALWTRNKAEVSDEEYNEFYKHISHDFSDPLAWSHNRVEGKQEYTSLLYIPARAPWDMWNRDHKHGLKLYVQRVFIMDDAEQFMPNYLRFVRGLIDSNDLPLNVSREILQDNRITQNLRSALTKRVLQMLDKLAKDDAEKYQQFWSEFGLVLKEGPAEDHANQQAIAKLLRFATTSSEGVAQTVSLEEYVSRMVEGQEKIYYITADSYAAAKSSPHLELFRKKGIEVLLLSDRIDEWMMSYLTEFDGKTFQSVSKADDTLEKLADEENDAQKEAEKALEPFVDRVKTLLGERVKEVRLTHRLTDTPAIVTTDANEMSTQMAKLFAAAGQAVPDVKYIFELNPEHALVKRAADTQDEARFAEWVELLLDQALFAERGTLEDPNQFIRRMNQLLLA
- the adk gene encoding adenylate kinase, whose product is MRIILLGAPGAGKGTQAQFIMEKYGIPQISTGDMLRAAVKAGTELGKQAKAIMDEGKLVTDELVIALVKERIAQEDCRNGFLLDGFPRTIPQADAMKEAGIKIDCVLEFDVPDELIVERIVGRRVHAPSGRVYHVTFNPPKVEGKDDVTGEELTTRKDDQEETVRKRLVEYHEMTEPLVAYYQQEAQAGNTQYHKIDGTRKVTEVSAELANILG
- the hemH gene encoding ferrochelatase, whose protein sequence is MRQDKPGVLLVNLGTPDAPTTPAVKRYLKQFLSDKRVVDTPRWLWWPILNGIILPIRSPRVSKLYASVWMEEGSPLMVFSKRQRDALAARLDIPVELGMSYGNPSLKSAVDSLMAQGVTRLIVLPLYPQFSCSTVAAVWDGLSSVFAGYRSMPDVHFIRDYAEHPAYIAALKASVERSFAQHGKPDLLVMSYHGIPQRFANEGDDYPQRCRDTTEALTRALGLSDSEVMMTFQSRFGREPWLTPYTDETMRGLPAKGVRHIQIMSPGFSSDCLETLEEISEQNREFFMHAGGEKFEYIPALNDDAEHIDMMLALVNAHR